The Agrococcus carbonis genome has a window encoding:
- a CDS encoding FadR/GntR family transcriptional regulator: protein MPRPSRTHDAVDRLLDAIIDGTLTAGEPLPPEGQLAVEFGVSRLTMREAVRLLQAQGVIVQVPGSRHRIAPVSAWTGMDAVVRHARSAGQRRRSSVELLEVRMMIETGAAQLAAVRRTEAHLAAMEDALERMEAHHEAADVDAFVDADLEFHDVVMRAAENRILIAAMLPLTTMLAETRGETSAVPEIREHAIEEHRSVLEAVRSGDPVVARDAMARHMQQTHDDLVALVPE from the coding sequence ATGCCCAGGCCATCGCGCACGCACGACGCCGTCGACCGGCTGCTCGACGCCATCATCGATGGCACCCTGACCGCGGGCGAGCCGCTCCCGCCCGAGGGGCAGCTCGCCGTCGAGTTCGGCGTCTCCCGACTCACCATGCGCGAAGCCGTGCGCCTGCTGCAGGCACAGGGCGTGATCGTCCAGGTCCCCGGCAGCCGGCACCGCATCGCCCCCGTCTCGGCGTGGACGGGCATGGATGCGGTGGTCCGCCACGCACGCAGCGCCGGCCAGCGCCGGCGGTCGTCCGTCGAGCTGCTCGAGGTGCGCATGATGATCGAGACGGGCGCGGCCCAGCTCGCGGCCGTCCGCCGCACCGAAGCCCACCTCGCGGCGATGGAGGATGCGCTCGAGCGCATGGAGGCCCACCACGAGGCCGCCGACGTCGACGCGTTCGTCGACGCCGACCTCGAGTTCCACGACGTCGTGATGCGGGCGGCCGAGAACCGGATCCTCATCGCCGCGATGCTGCCGCTCACCACGATGCTCGCCGAGACGCGCGGCGAGACGAGCGCGGTGCCCGAGATCCGCGAGCATGCGATCGAGGAGCACCGGTCGGTGCTCGAGGCCGTGCGCTCGGGAGACCCGGTCGTGGCGCGGGACGCCATGGCCCGCCACATGCAGCAGACGCACGACGACCTCGTCGCGCTCGTCCCCGAGTAG
- a CDS encoding DUF721 domain-containing protein, whose amino-acid sequence MADRPWSQLAATEPERVWLRLKAKMGDPELVTRDGRRRSRRDPDASVPFGKGRDPRALGDVLGGFAEDRGWTTTLARADVVAHWPELVGEENADRTEPVAFEDGVLTVRCASTAWTQQMRILRAETTTRILARFPDCGLESVRFIGPDLPSFQRGRRSVPGRGPRDTWG is encoded by the coding sequence ATGGCTGACCGTCCGTGGAGCCAGCTCGCCGCGACCGAACCAGAGCGCGTGTGGCTGCGGCTCAAGGCCAAGATGGGCGACCCCGAGCTCGTCACGCGCGACGGCCGCCGCAGGTCGCGACGGGATCCGGATGCGTCGGTGCCGTTCGGCAAGGGGCGCGATCCGCGGGCGCTCGGCGACGTGCTCGGCGGCTTCGCCGAGGACCGAGGCTGGACGACGACGCTCGCTCGCGCCGACGTCGTGGCGCACTGGCCCGAGCTCGTCGGCGAGGAGAACGCCGACCGCACGGAGCCGGTCGCCTTCGAGGACGGGGTGCTCACCGTGCGCTGCGCCTCGACCGCGTGGACCCAGCAGATGCGGATCCTGCGCGCCGAGACGACCACCCGCATCCTCGCCCGCTTCCCGGACTGCGGCCTCGAGTCGGTGCGGTTCATCGGGCCGGATCTGCCGAGCTTCCAGCGCGGGCGCCGATCCGTGCCGGGGCGCGGGCCGCGCGACACCTGGGGCTGA
- the recF gene encoding DNA replication/repair protein RecF (All proteins in this family for which functions are known are DNA-binding proteins that assist the filamentation of RecA onto DNA for the initiation of recombination or recombinational repair.): MRVSRLALTDFRNYRSADVAFAPGANLLVGRNGQGKTNMVESLVWIATGSSHRVPTDVALIRAGEERAIVRCTVTNDERSFQLDVELNARGANRAQANGSTVRIRDLPRYLQAVLFSPEDLQLVRADPGGRRRFLDELAVMRAPRLAGVHSDLDRVLKQRNSLLKSARAARIRPDDLTTLDVWDGRLVELGLEVLRTRRALVADLAPHVDAAYRLVAGDEHEARIALVTNVPDTAEAFAALLAERRRDELDRGVSLVGPHRDDLDLQLNGLLARHYASHGESWSLALALRLASAELLRDGSGGDPVMILDDVFAELDAGRRQRLAEAAAGFEQVLITAAVEDDVPDALRHHRIRIDAGVVVDVEAAPAHEETRDG, encoded by the coding sequence GTGCGCGTCAGTCGCCTCGCGCTGACCGACTTCCGCAACTATCGCAGCGCGGACGTCGCGTTCGCGCCCGGCGCCAACCTGCTCGTGGGCCGCAACGGCCAGGGCAAGACGAACATGGTCGAGTCGCTCGTGTGGATCGCGACCGGCTCGAGCCATCGCGTGCCCACCGACGTCGCGCTCATCCGGGCTGGCGAGGAGCGCGCGATCGTGCGCTGCACCGTCACGAACGACGAGCGCTCGTTCCAGCTCGACGTCGAGCTCAACGCCCGCGGCGCCAACCGCGCGCAGGCGAACGGCAGCACGGTGCGCATCCGCGACCTGCCGCGCTACCTGCAAGCGGTGCTCTTCAGCCCGGAGGACCTGCAGCTCGTCCGTGCCGATCCCGGTGGCCGGCGCCGCTTCCTCGACGAGCTCGCGGTCATGCGCGCACCGCGGCTCGCGGGCGTGCACAGCGACCTCGACCGCGTGCTCAAGCAGCGCAACTCCCTGCTCAAGAGCGCGCGCGCCGCACGCATCCGCCCCGATGACCTCACGACGCTCGACGTGTGGGACGGCCGGCTCGTCGAGCTCGGGCTCGAGGTGCTGCGCACCCGGCGGGCGCTCGTCGCCGACCTGGCACCCCACGTCGACGCCGCGTACCGGCTCGTCGCGGGCGACGAGCACGAGGCGCGCATCGCGCTCGTCACCAACGTGCCCGACACCGCCGAGGCGTTCGCGGCGCTCCTCGCCGAGCGTCGCCGCGACGAGCTCGACCGCGGCGTGAGCCTCGTCGGCCCGCACCGCGACGACCTCGATCTGCAGCTCAACGGGCTGCTCGCCCGGCACTACGCGAGCCACGGCGAGTCGTGGTCTTTGGCGCTCGCGCTGCGGCTCGCATCGGCCGAGCTGCTACGCGACGGATCGGGCGGCGACCCCGTCATGATCCTCGACGACGTCTTCGCCGAGCTCGACGCCGGTCGGCGGCAGCGGCTCGCCGAGGCAGCGGCGGGATTCGAGCAGGTGCTCATCACCGCCGCGGTCGAGGACGACGTGCCGGATGCGCTCCGCCACCACCGCATCCGCATCGACGCGGGCGTCGTCGTCGACGTCGAAGCCGCGCCCGCGCACGAGGAGACCCGCGATGGCTGA
- the gnd gene encoding phosphogluconate dehydrogenase (NAD(+)-dependent, decarboxylating) produces MTTHIGLIGLGRMGGNMRTRLEDAGIGVTGYDTNPEISDVASVDELIDALPGPRVVWVMVPAGAITDAVVTELGEKLSKGDLVIDGGNTRFTEDERHAAQLAERGVRFVDVGVSGGIWGLENGYGLMVGGDAADVAELMPVFDALRPEGPREEGFVHAGPTGAGHYVKMVHNGIEYGLMQAYAEGFELLEKKDLVHDVAGSFKAWQRGTVVRSWLLDLMVRALDEDNDLSEIEGYVDDSGEGRWTVEEAIANAVPMPAISASLFARFESRQEDSSAMKAVAALRNQFGGHSVKKA; encoded by the coding sequence GTGACGACACACATCGGATTGATCGGGCTCGGGAGGATGGGCGGCAACATGCGCACCCGTCTCGAGGACGCCGGCATCGGCGTGACCGGCTACGACACCAACCCCGAGATCTCGGACGTCGCCTCGGTCGACGAGCTCATCGACGCGCTCCCCGGCCCGCGCGTCGTGTGGGTCATGGTGCCCGCCGGCGCGATCACGGATGCGGTGGTCACCGAGCTCGGCGAGAAGCTGTCGAAGGGAGACCTCGTCATCGACGGCGGCAACACCCGCTTCACCGAGGACGAGCGCCACGCCGCCCAGCTCGCCGAGCGGGGCGTCCGCTTCGTCGACGTCGGCGTCTCGGGCGGCATCTGGGGCCTCGAGAACGGCTACGGGCTCATGGTCGGCGGCGACGCGGCCGATGTCGCCGAGCTCATGCCCGTGTTCGACGCGCTGCGGCCCGAGGGTCCCCGTGAGGAGGGCTTCGTGCACGCGGGCCCGACAGGCGCGGGGCACTACGTGAAGATGGTGCACAACGGCATCGAGTACGGCCTCATGCAGGCCTACGCCGAGGGCTTCGAGCTGCTCGAGAAGAAGGACCTCGTGCACGACGTCGCCGGCTCGTTCAAGGCATGGCAGCGCGGCACGGTCGTGCGGTCGTGGCTGCTCGACCTCATGGTGCGCGCGCTCGACGAGGACAACGACCTCTCGGAGATCGAGGGCTACGTCGACGACTCCGGCGAGGGCCGCTGGACGGTGGAGGAGGCGATCGCGAACGCGGTGCCGATGCCCGCGATCTCGGCCTCCCTCTTCGCTCGCTTCGAGTCGCGCCAGGAGGACTCGAGCGCGATGAAGGCTGTTGCGGCGCTGCGCAACCAGTTCGGCGGCCACTCGGTCAAGAAGGCATAG
- the dnaN gene encoding DNA polymerase III subunit beta, with the protein MKFVINRDVFSDAVSFAVKLLPQRPTMPILSGVRIEATAEGVVFSSFDFESSARTAVQADVDSEGVVLVSGRMMSDIAAKLPQREVRVEDDGTKVTIRCGNANFSLAKMPLEEYPTVPTVEGRTGVVEGKAFAEAIGQVAISASREDVTPVITGVQLEAADTTLTLIATDRYRVSVRSVPWDAGDQTDPITSLVPARTLVEVGRTFGGAERIEITMSEAGERQQIAFSTADRTVTSLLIKGNYPPVRRLFPEAVDHHAVVNTADLVDATRRVQLVLDAEAAIRYTFSEGQVQLEAIGSEQAQASEILDAVLEGDDIVLSIKPQLLIDGIQATHSEFVRVSFTHSENTNKPGPMLIRGQTSRDDAEATDFKYLLQPNLLLR; encoded by the coding sequence GTGAAGTTCGTCATCAACCGCGATGTCTTCAGCGATGCCGTGTCGTTCGCCGTCAAGCTGCTGCCCCAGCGCCCGACGATGCCGATCCTCAGCGGCGTGCGCATCGAGGCCACCGCGGAGGGGGTCGTCTTCTCGTCCTTCGACTTCGAGTCCTCGGCGCGCACCGCGGTGCAGGCCGACGTCGACTCCGAGGGCGTCGTGCTCGTCTCGGGCCGGATGATGAGCGACATCGCGGCGAAGCTGCCGCAGCGCGAGGTGCGCGTCGAGGACGACGGCACCAAGGTGACGATCCGCTGCGGCAACGCGAACTTCTCGCTCGCCAAGATGCCGCTCGAGGAGTACCCGACGGTGCCGACCGTCGAGGGCCGGACGGGTGTCGTCGAGGGCAAGGCCTTCGCCGAGGCCATCGGCCAGGTCGCGATCTCGGCCTCCCGCGAGGACGTCACGCCGGTCATCACCGGCGTGCAGCTCGAGGCGGCCGACACGACGCTCACGCTCATCGCCACCGACCGCTACCGCGTCTCGGTGCGCAGCGTGCCGTGGGACGCGGGCGACCAGACCGACCCGATCACCTCGCTCGTGCCGGCCCGCACGCTCGTCGAGGTCGGCCGCACCTTCGGCGGCGCCGAGCGCATCGAGATCACCATGAGCGAGGCGGGGGAGCGGCAGCAGATCGCGTTCTCGACCGCCGACCGCACCGTGACGAGCCTGCTCATCAAGGGCAACTACCCGCCCGTGCGCCGCCTCTTCCCCGAGGCGGTCGACCACCACGCTGTCGTCAACACCGCCGACCTCGTCGACGCCACCCGCCGCGTGCAGCTCGTGCTCGATGCCGAGGCCGCGATCCGCTACACCTTCAGCGAGGGCCAGGTGCAGCTCGAGGCCATCGGCTCCGAGCAGGCGCAGGCCAGCGAGATCCTCGACGCGGTGCTCGAGGGCGACGACATCGTGCTCTCGATCAAGCCGCAGCTGCTCATCGACGGCATCCAGGCGACCCATTCCGAGTTCGTGCGCGTCTCGTTCACGCACTCCGAGAACACCAACAAGCCCGGCCCCATGCTCATCCGCGGCCAGACCTCGCGCGACGACGCCGAGGCGACCGACTTCAAGTACCTGCTGCAGCCCAACCTGCTGCTGCGCTGA
- the dnaA gene encoding chromosomal replication initiator protein DnaA: MAPDDSTGRLWSSVLETLETDQRIPPSLRGFLDLVEPQGVMGTVLYLDVPNDLTRDMLEQRLRLPVTEALVDNAVEITQFKIVVNPELEHEEPLPDVVDDPASEPVVAPVASYEREPAELGSRRVDSRLNPKYVFDNFVIGGSNRFAHAAALAVAETPAKAYNPLFIYGDSGLGKTHLLHAIGHYAEGMYPGIRVRYVSSEEFTNDFINSIANNLNQSFQQRYREVDVLLIDDIQFLKGKESTQEAFFHTFNTLHDHNKQVVITSDVAPKHLQGFEDRMVSRFEWGLITDVTAPDLETRIAILRKKAEAERIQIPAEVLSVIADKVQSNIRELEGTLIRVTAFASLNRLPVTMELAQTVLKDLFSFDEEAPVSPSDIISHTANYFKLTVDDLHGSSRSQTIALARQIAMYLCREMTSMSLPKIGQLFGNRDHTTVMYANKKIEKLMQERRSVYTQVTELTARIRSRA, encoded by the coding sequence ATGGCCCCGGACGACAGCACCGGACGACTCTGGTCCTCCGTCCTCGAGACCCTCGAGACCGATCAGCGGATTCCCCCGTCATTGCGCGGATTCCTCGACCTCGTCGAGCCGCAGGGCGTCATGGGCACGGTGCTCTACCTCGACGTGCCGAACGACCTGACGCGCGACATGCTCGAGCAGCGCCTGCGGCTGCCGGTGACCGAGGCGCTTGTGGACAACGCTGTGGAGATCACGCAGTTCAAGATCGTCGTGAACCCTGAGCTCGAGCACGAGGAGCCGCTGCCGGACGTCGTCGACGACCCGGCGTCCGAGCCCGTCGTCGCGCCCGTGGCGAGCTACGAGCGCGAGCCGGCCGAGCTGGGCTCGCGGCGCGTCGACTCCCGCCTGAACCCGAAGTACGTCTTCGACAACTTCGTCATCGGCGGCTCGAACCGCTTCGCGCACGCCGCCGCCCTCGCCGTCGCCGAGACGCCGGCGAAGGCCTACAACCCGCTGTTCATCTACGGCGACTCTGGGCTCGGCAAGACGCACCTCCTGCATGCGATCGGCCACTACGCCGAGGGCATGTACCCGGGCATCCGGGTGCGCTACGTCTCGAGCGAGGAGTTCACGAACGACTTCATCAACTCGATCGCGAACAACCTCAACCAGTCGTTCCAGCAGCGCTACCGCGAGGTCGACGTGCTGCTCATCGACGACATCCAGTTCCTGAAGGGCAAGGAGTCGACGCAGGAGGCGTTCTTCCACACCTTCAACACGCTGCACGACCACAACAAGCAGGTCGTCATCACGTCGGATGTCGCGCCCAAGCACCTGCAGGGCTTCGAGGACCGCATGGTGAGCCGCTTCGAGTGGGGCCTGATCACCGACGTGACGGCACCCGACCTCGAGACCCGCATCGCGATCCTGCGCAAGAAGGCCGAGGCGGAGCGCATCCAGATCCCCGCCGAGGTGCTGTCGGTCATCGCCGACAAGGTGCAGTCGAACATCCGCGAGCTCGAGGGCACGCTCATCCGCGTCACCGCCTTCGCGAGCCTCAACCGGCTGCCGGTCACGATGGAGCTCGCGCAGACGGTGCTCAAGGACCTCTTCTCGTTCGACGAGGAGGCGCCGGTGTCGCCGAGCGACATCATCAGCCACACCGCCAACTACTTCAAGCTCACCGTCGACGACCTCCACGGCTCGTCCCGGTCGCAGACGATCGCGCTCGCCCGGCAGATCGCCATGTACCTCTGCCGCGAGATGACGAGCATGTCGCTGCCCAAGATCGGGCAGCTCTTCGGCAACCGCGACCACACGACCGTGATGTACGCGAACAAGAAGATCGAGAAGCTCATGCAGGAGCGCCGCTCGGTCTACACGCAGGTCACCGAGCTCACGGCGCGGATCCGCTCGCGCGCGTGA
- the rpmH gene encoding 50S ribosomal protein L34 encodes MSKRTFQPNNRRRAKKHGFRLRMRTRAGRAILAARRRKGRSELSA; translated from the coding sequence ATGAGCAAGCGCACGTTCCAGCCGAACAACCGCCGCCGCGCCAAGAAGCACGGCTTCCGCCTCCGGATGCGCACGCGCGCCGGCCGCGCCATCCTGGCCGCGCGTCGTCGCAAGGGCCGCAGCGAGCTCTCGGCCTGA
- the rnpA gene encoding ribonuclease P protein component — protein MLAKANRIVRGDDFRRIVRTGRRAGGQLAVVHRAEPEAAVARFGFIVSKQVGNAVIRNRVKRRLSEIVRAELPGIETADIVIRALPAAGTADFATLRAGIAPLLVRRS, from the coding sequence GTGCTCGCGAAGGCGAACCGGATCGTGCGCGGCGATGACTTCCGTCGCATCGTGCGCACCGGTCGCCGCGCGGGCGGCCAGCTCGCGGTGGTGCACCGCGCCGAACCCGAAGCGGCAGTCGCCCGCTTCGGGTTCATCGTGTCCAAGCAGGTCGGCAACGCCGTGATCCGCAACCGCGTGAAGCGGCGCCTGAGCGAGATCGTGCGCGCCGAGCTGCCGGGCATCGAGACGGCAGACATCGTCATCCGTGCCCTGCCCGCGGCCGGCACCGCCGACTTCGCTACACTGAGGGCCGGCATCGCGCCGCTGCTGGTGCGTCGGTCGTGA
- the yidD gene encoding membrane protein insertion efficiency factor YidD — protein sequence MSQILSGLRLLPRNICVAILVAYRAVISPLYGDVCRYYPSCSRYTMQAIQQHGVVRGIWFGATRILRCHPWAAGGVDDIPEPRERFATTRAGFVLARKEQ from the coding sequence GTGAGCCAGATCCTGTCGGGGTTGCGGCTGCTGCCGCGCAACATCTGCGTCGCGATCCTCGTCGCCTACCGCGCGGTGATCTCACCGCTCTACGGCGACGTGTGCCGCTACTACCCCAGCTGCTCCCGCTACACCATGCAGGCGATCCAGCAGCACGGAGTGGTGCGCGGCATCTGGTTCGGAGCGACGCGCATCCTCCGCTGCCACCCGTGGGCAGCCGGAGGGGTCGACGACATCCCAGAGCCGCGCGAGCGGTTCGCAACGACACGGGCGGGGTTCGTGCTCGCCCGCAAGGAGCAGTGA
- the yidC gene encoding membrane protein insertase YidC → MDIFALLMWPIKWVIEAILVGFHWLVTTLGGDPGSGLTWVLSIVGLVLVIRSAMIPLTVRQIVSSRKSLEIQPEIQRIQKKYKGKKDQFSREAMQRETMEAYKKAGTNPFASCLPLLIQMPIFLGLVQVLTDANNQKPGVGLLTVDLATLFSNSTLFGAVPLHMTMQAGFAQGSVPVIITAIVLTLIMCATQFYTQLQIMTKNQTPAMKESPMYKQQRILLYIIPVFLLVSAWLFPLGTMFYWLVSNVYTLVQQLIIINKLPTPGSEAALAREARMARKRQRMGLPPLDEEQAETAAEIDLKTQRQQPKSKKPKSQREG, encoded by the coding sequence TTGGACATCTTCGCCCTGCTGATGTGGCCCATCAAGTGGGTCATCGAGGCGATCCTCGTCGGATTCCACTGGCTCGTGACGACCCTCGGCGGTGACCCCGGCTCCGGCCTGACGTGGGTGCTGTCGATCGTCGGCCTCGTGCTCGTGATCCGCAGCGCCATGATCCCGCTGACGGTGCGGCAGATCGTCTCGTCGCGGAAGTCGCTCGAGATCCAGCCCGAGATCCAGCGCATCCAGAAGAAGTACAAGGGCAAGAAGGACCAGTTCTCGCGCGAGGCGATGCAGCGCGAGACGATGGAGGCCTACAAGAAGGCCGGCACCAACCCCTTCGCGTCGTGCCTCCCCCTGCTGATCCAGATGCCGATCTTCCTCGGCCTCGTGCAGGTGCTGACCGACGCCAACAACCAGAAGCCCGGCGTCGGGCTCCTGACGGTCGACCTCGCGACGCTCTTCAGCAACTCGACGCTCTTCGGCGCCGTGCCGCTGCACATGACGATGCAGGCGGGCTTCGCCCAGGGCTCGGTGCCCGTCATCATCACGGCGATCGTGCTCACGCTGATCATGTGTGCGACGCAGTTCTACACGCAGCTGCAGATCATGACGAAGAACCAGACGCCGGCGATGAAGGAGTCGCCGATGTACAAGCAGCAGCGCATCCTGCTGTACATCATCCCGGTGTTCCTGCTGGTGTCGGCCTGGCTCTTCCCGCTCGGCACGATGTTCTACTGGCTCGTGTCGAACGTCTACACGCTCGTGCAGCAGCTCATCATCATCAACAAGCTGCCCACGCCCGGCTCCGAGGCGGCGCTCGCCCGGGAGGCGCGCATGGCGCGCAAGCGGCAGCGGATGGGCCTCCCGCCGCTCGACGAGGAGCAGGCCGAGACGGCTGCCGAGATCGACCTCAAGACGCAGCGGCAGCAGCCGAAGTCCAAGAAGCCGAAGTCGCAGCGAGAGGGCTGA
- a CDS encoding Jag family protein — protein sequence MTEQTAPVQDDQGQPDEGDIAADYIEGLLDIADLDGDIEIEQTDARTTLVVGEADDDLGGLSKPEVVAALQELTRLAVQQQTGEFSRIVLDVAGSRDARAEALQAIVDRAAASLADGADRVALEPMSSYERKLVHDLVRERGLMSESEGEGQGRHIVVLPA from the coding sequence ATGACGGAGCAGACCGCACCCGTGCAGGACGACCAGGGCCAGCCCGACGAGGGCGACATCGCGGCCGACTACATCGAGGGCCTGCTCGACATCGCCGATCTGGACGGCGACATCGAGATCGAGCAGACGGACGCGCGCACGACCCTCGTGGTCGGCGAGGCGGACGACGACCTGGGCGGGCTCTCGAAGCCCGAGGTCGTCGCGGCGCTGCAGGAGCTGACGCGACTCGCCGTGCAGCAGCAGACTGGTGAGTTCTCGCGCATCGTGCTCGACGTTGCGGGTTCCCGCGATGCGCGTGCCGAGGCACTGCAGGCGATCGTCGACCGCGCCGCCGCGTCGCTCGCAGACGGTGCTGACCGGGTGGCGCTCGAGCCGATGTCCTCCTACGAGCGCAAGCTCGTGCACGACCTCGTGCGCGAGCGCGGGCTGATGAGCGAGTCCGAGGGCGAGGGCCAGGGCCGCCACATCGTCGTGCTGCCTGCCTGA
- the rsmG gene encoding 16S rRNA (guanine(527)-N(7))-methyltransferase RsmG, translating to MTDATPPQVEAEPEVAATLFGDRLELARSYTASLAEHGETLGLIGPRELPQLWSRHILNSALLAPLLRGRVGDVGSGAGLPGLLLAIARPDVELTLIEPMERRTEWLQSEVDRMGLDNVTVLRARAEELPGSGTLLPLDQVTARAVSALRTLIPLTAPLVRSGGELVLMKGGRAEEEIDAAQKVIRRHRLHDVEVLELGADLGLYVTRVVRAVVDP from the coding sequence ATGACCGACGCCACTCCCCCGCAGGTCGAGGCCGAGCCCGAGGTCGCGGCGACGCTCTTCGGCGACCGCCTCGAACTCGCGCGCTCGTACACCGCGTCGCTCGCAGAGCACGGCGAGACGTTGGGGCTCATCGGCCCGCGCGAGCTGCCGCAGCTGTGGAGTCGACATATCCTCAACTCTGCATTGCTCGCACCACTGCTGCGCGGGCGCGTGGGCGACGTGGGGTCCGGAGCGGGCCTGCCCGGGCTTCTGCTGGCGATCGCGCGCCCCGACGTCGAGCTCACGCTCATCGAGCCGATGGAGCGGCGCACCGAGTGGCTGCAGTCCGAAGTCGATCGGATGGGGCTCGACAACGTGACGGTGCTCCGTGCGCGGGCTGAGGAGCTGCCTGGCTCTGGGACGCTCCTCCCCCTCGATCAGGTGACCGCGCGCGCGGTCTCGGCGCTCCGCACGCTCATCCCGCTGACCGCACCTCTCGTGCGCAGCGGCGGCGAGCTCGTGCTCATGAAAGGCGGTCGCGCCGAGGAGGAGATCGACGCGGCGCAGAAGGTGATCCGCAGGCACCGGCTCCACGATGTCGAGGTGCTCGAGCTGGGCGCCGATCTGGGACTCTACGTCACTCGGGTCGTGCGCGCAGTCGTCGACCCCTGA
- a CDS encoding ParA family protein, translating to MARRRQALASQELPLPARTRIITVVNQKGGVGKTTSAVNLAAALAQAGARVLVLDLDPQGNASTALGIDHHADVMSTYDVLIDGEPLGTAVATSPQSPRIQVVPSTIHLAGADLELAGMERREHRLREALDAHLSTMAEPPHYVFIDCPPSLGLLTINAFTAATEVLLPIQCEYYALEGVTQLLDTIGRIQAHLNPKLQVSTVLLTMFDGRTLLSRQVVDEVRSHFPEQTLETIIPRSVRVSEAPGYGQTVIAYDPNSPGALSYREAAAEIARRGAA from the coding sequence ATGGCACGACGTCGACAGGCCCTGGCATCGCAGGAGCTCCCCCTTCCCGCGCGGACGCGCATCATCACCGTCGTCAACCAGAAGGGCGGCGTGGGGAAGACGACGTCGGCCGTGAACCTCGCCGCTGCGCTGGCGCAAGCCGGTGCGCGAGTGCTGGTGCTGGATCTCGATCCGCAGGGCAATGCGTCGACCGCGCTGGGCATCGACCACCACGCGGACGTCATGAGCACGTACGACGTGCTCATCGACGGCGAGCCCCTCGGCACCGCGGTGGCCACCAGTCCGCAGAGCCCGCGCATCCAGGTGGTGCCTTCGACGATCCACCTCGCCGGTGCCGACCTCGAGCTCGCGGGCATGGAGCGCCGCGAGCACCGCCTGCGGGAGGCGCTCGACGCTCACCTCTCGACGATGGCGGAGCCGCCCCATTACGTCTTCATCGACTGTCCGCCGTCGCTCGGCCTGCTCACGATCAACGCCTTCACCGCCGCGACCGAGGTGCTGCTACCGATCCAGTGCGAGTACTACGCGCTCGAGGGCGTGACGCAGCTGCTCGACACGATCGGGCGCATCCAAGCGCACCTGAACCCGAAGCTGCAGGTCAGCACGGTCCTGCTCACCATGTTCGACGGCCGGACCCTGCTGTCGCGCCAGGTGGTCGACGAGGTGCGATCGCACTTTCCCGAGCAGACCCTCGAGACGATCATCCCGCGATCCGTGCGCGTCTCCGAGGCGCCGGGCTACGGCCAGACCGTCATCGCCTACGACCCCAACTCGCCGGGCGCGCTCTCCTACAGGGAAGCGGCCGCCGAGATCGCACGCAGAGGAGCGGCATGA